A single genomic interval of Epinephelus fuscoguttatus linkage group LG22, E.fuscoguttatus.final_Chr_v1 harbors:
- the mcm10 gene encoding protein MCM10 homolog: MDSDDGLDGLDILTSLLAESEGVGEEQGNQEKADDLDDLFDGDSDEGEEYKEGLEEEGQDAKAEDALSDLFGDVDDIENEEKDTKRKGSGGEACGGLDSSKEDLQEQLRRMQEQMQRLQQQLEASQKASTSSSTPVTTAGSSAGPKPMTPKPTPPRQPTSKLTQAKPASTTQNTKTQAAATSSSAPVTGGGLKLQESSDFFDQLNNADSFKRKPRVAHNPKASTSPEDRGPLVEIKIGSSFQPVESSSKVYKPLRSPSASQSRPAPAAQPKPSLPALPKDVGVEKYSGLRLRKPRISSSEMDRKMADRRLIRLSQVPERMAREKLEDSDWVTFAVLVSKATPQSSSSGKTFSIWKLNDLHNLEVFVSLLLFGEVHKEHWKTEPGTVIGLLNPNPMKQKDGYDGVSLTVDHPQKVLLMGEAQDYGTCKAMKKNGDPCSQMVNLYECQYCQYHVKAQYKQMSSKRAELQSAFSGKAPNKLKGKGGSLRERLCQDGFYYGGVSSPACAASLSTSKPNKPAQRTLDKLFVKGSAQHINQAKRLALQSGEVSGCSDEFKSLLSVPTPGALQLKQHLAKGSQSVSKGAAPVQSFSASDLLKQQKQIQQEFRQNRRRRADEIQKRVLQSSAGPSPRLSSSSSSSLGQNGLMSPKAASEVPKATQSPAAPHTPTLGRGFSEGDDILFFENSPPQAPAPSALNLSAAKLAALKKLRAKGAGLEKEDPNAVKRKRSNDSEISARVEKNLTSPNGESCSNEDDEPAQKKKRDQQLYIQSEEFQKILNAKSRHGAALQAAEYQLQEKYFDPLVKKEQMEEKMKGIREMKCRAVTCKKCNYTYFKPADRCVEENHNLRWHDAMKRFFKCPCGQRAIALDRLPNKHCTNCGLFKWERDGMLKEKKGPKIAGELLLPRGEEHGKFLNSLK; the protein is encoded by the exons ATGGACA GTGATGATGGTCTGGATGGTTTGGACATTTTGACATCGCTACTGGCTGAGAGCGAGGGAGTCGGAGAAGAACAAGGCAATCAGGAAAAGGCAGATGACTTGGACGACCTCTTTGATGGCGACAGTGATGAGGGGGAAGAGTACAAAGAGGGCCTTGAGGAGGAAGGTCAAGATGCAAAGGCAGAGGACGCACTGTCTGATCTCTTTGGAGATGTGGACGACATTGAAAATGAAGAGAAAGACACTAAAAGAAAAGGAAGTGGTGGAGAAGCCTGTGGGGGCCTGGACAGCTCCAAAGAGGATTTACAAG AACAGCTGAGGCGCATGCAGGAGCAGATGCAGCGGTTACAGCAGCAGCTGGAAGCAAGTCAGAAAGCTTCCACATCATCTTCCACTCCAGTCACGACTGCAGGGAGCTCGGCTGGTCCCAAACCAATGACCCCCAAACCGACACCACCTCGACAGCCGACCTCCAAACTGACCCAGGCCAAACCAGCCTCTACCACACAGAATACCAAGACACAAGCAG CCGCAACATCTTCATCCGCTCCAGTCACAGGAGGAGGTCTGAAGCTCCAGGAGTCCTCTGACTTTTTTGACCAGCTGAACAATGCTGACTCCTTCAAACGCAAACCCAGGGTAGCTCACAATCCCAAAGCCAGCACATCGCCGG AAGACAGAGGGCCACTGGTGGAGATAAAGATCGGCAGCTCCTTCCAGCCAGTAGAGAGCAGCAGCAAGGTTTACAAACCTCTGCGTTCACCTTCAGCCTCTCAGAGCAGACCTGCACCAGCAGCTCAGCCTAAACCTTCTCTCCCTGCCCTTCCTAAAGATGTGGGTGTCGAGAAATACTCAGGACTGCGGCTCAG AAAACCACGCATTTCCTCCAGCGAAATGGACCGCAAGATGGCCGACCGCCGCCTGATCCGTCTGTCGCAGGTGCCGGAGCGAATGGCTCGGGAGAAACTGGAGGACAGCGACTGGGTGACCTTCGCTGTGCTGGTCAGCAAGGCCACAccacaaagcagcagcagt GGCAAAACCTTCAGCATCTGGAAGCTGAACGACCTCCATAACCTGGAAGTGTTTGTGTCCCTGCTACTGTTCGGCGAAGTCCACAAAGAGCACTGGAAGACGGAGCCGGGCACCGTCATTGGACTCCTCAACCCGAACCCCATGAAGCAGAAAGATGGATATGACGGG GTGAGCCTGACGGTGGATCACCCGCAGAAGGTGCTGCTGATGGGTGAAGCTCAGGACTACGGCACCTGTAAGGCCATGAAGAAGAACGGAGACCCCTGCTCTCAGATGGTCAACCTG tatgAATGCCAGTATTGCCAGTATCACGTCAAGGCCCAGTATAAGCAGATGAGCTCCAAGAGGGCCGAGCTGCAGTCTGCGTTTTCTGGAAAAGCTCCCAACAAGTTGAAGGGGAAAGGTGGCAGCCTGAGAGAGCGGCTGTGTCAGGACGGCTTCTACTACGGCGGTGTGTCTTCACCTGCCTGTGCCGCATCATT ATCAACGTCCAAACCGAACAAACCTGCCCAGAGGACTTTGGACAAGCTGTTTGTGAAAGGCTCAGCTCAGCACATCAATCAGGCCAAGAGGCTGG cctTGCAGTCCGGTGAAGTTTCAGGTTGTTCAGATGAGTTTAAGAGCCTCCTGTCAGTGCCAACACCCGGAGCGCTACAGCTGAAGCAGCACTTGGCAAAGGGGAGCCAATCAG TCTCCAAAGGTGCAGCTCCAGTTCAGTCTTTCTCAGCCTCGGACCTGCtgaaacagcagaaacagaTCCAGCAGGAGTTTCGGCAGAACCGTCGGCGGAGGGCAGACGAGATCCAGAAGAGGGTGCTGCAGAGCTCAGCTGGGCCAAGTCCCAGGTTGtcgtcatcctcctcctcctcactgggCCAGAATGGTCTCATGTCCCCAAAAGCTGCTTCCGAGGTCCCCAAGGCCACCCAAAGCCCCGCGGCCCCTCACACTCCCACCCTGGGTCGAGGCTTCTCTGAGGGGGACGACATCCTGTTCTTTGAGAACAGCCCGCCGCAGGCACCTGCCCCCAGCGCTCTCAACCTGTCAGCTGCCAAGCTGGCTGCTCTGAAGAAGCTGAGagccaaaggggcggggcttgaAAAGGAAGACCCCAACGCTgtgaagagaaagaggagtaaCGACAGTGAGATCAGCGCCCGAGTTGAGAAGAATCTGACATCACCAAATG GAGAATCGTGCAGTAATGAGGATGACGAACCAGCCCAGAAGAAGAAGCGGGATCAGCAACTTTACATCCAGTCAGAGGAGTTTCAAAAGATCCTTAACGCCAAATCGCGCCATGGGGCTGCACTACAGGCG GCGGAGTACCAACTGCAGGAGAAATACTTTGATCCTCTGGTGAAGAAGGAGCAGATGGAGGAGAAGATGAAGGGCATCAGAGAGATGAAGTGTCGTGCTGTTACATGTAAAAAG TGTAATTATACCTACTTCAAGCCGGCGGATCGCTGTGTGGAAGAGAATCACAATCTGCGGTGGCACGATGCCATGAAACGTTTCTTCAAATGTCCTTGTGGACAGAGAGCCATCGCTCTAGACAGACTGCCGAACAAACACTGCAC TAACTGCGGCCTGTTTAAATGGGAGCGTGATGGGATGCTGAAG GAGAAAAAGGGGCCGAAGATCGCCGGAGAGCTTCTCCTGCCTCGAGGAGAGGAGCACGGCAAGTTCCTCAACAGCCTGAAGTGA